The DNA region ATCGAGATTCGATCAACTTTCTTAAATCTTCACTATATGATTTATAATTAAACACGGTTTTACCGAACTCATAACCTGTATTACCTACTTTAACTGCCAATTCAGGTTGCCCAATTACAATATTTAGTTTGTTTGTAAAATCATCAACATTATCAGATACCGCAATAAATGCATTTACATTGTCTTCAAAATACTCTGTAATTGCACCTGCATCTGAAGTAATTATTGGGTTAGATGATGCTACGTATTCACAAATTTTAAAAGGAAACCTAGCAGCATCTTGTAAATTGTTGCTAATTGGTATCAACAAAGCAGTTGCCGATTTATATAAACCTATTAAATCTAAATAAGGTAATTTGGTTAAAAGCTCAATTTTTTTCCCATTTTTTTCAATAAAATCATTCAGTTTACCTAGTTGTTCAGAATTACCGTTAATTACTAATTTTAAGCCATAACCATTATTGATTGCTATTGATTTTGAATATGAATTAATAATAAATTCTATAATATCCATATAGGCCGCAGATCCACAAAACAAAAAAAAAGGTTTCCGTGTTCTTTTAAATTCAATTTTTTTGAAATAATCAAAATCAATAATAGGTGGAATCTTAATGACTGGTACATCAGCATTTAATTTCATAATATGATTGTCTAAAAAAACACTGATTACTATCACCTTGTCTAAATATTTAGTTAGATTAAAATCAAAACTATTTTTTGTGTTTTTATAGGTTACAATATCTCGATTGCTAATAGAATCATAAAACTCAACATAGTCATAGATTAGTTCTAGTTTTAAAACCCGAGTGATAAAATAATAGTATTTTAATGTTTTAAGCTTATGTGCTCTTAATAAAATATGATTTGTCCTTTTAAAAACTTTAAAATAGAGTAATGTTAAAACCTCAATAACATTACCTGTTAAGCGTGCTGCTTTTCTGACAAAAATATTTTTCGGCCTATATGTAAACAATGAAGAATAGAAATATTGTATTCCTTGATAACGACCTAAGATTTTTAAACTTTCCCTTCTTGCTATTTTTTTGTCATGAGTACTTCTATTGTTAACTACTGTAACTTCATACCCTGCATGAATTAATGATTTAGCCAATTGTATTTGCCTTTGTACAGCAGCGGACCCAAACGGGAACCCTCCAGAACCCAAGTATAAAATTCTTGTTTTTTCATTGGTTATGGAATCTTTTTTGCTCATCTATTAAAATACATTAGCTATCTAACTTAAATTACGACTAACATAGTTTTTATAAACATCATTCAAACCTGAGTCCAAATCAATTTTAGCTTTCCAGCCCAAGCTATTTAGTTTATTTACATCTAGTAGTTTTCTAAAAGTGCCGTCCGGCATTTTGGAATCCCATATAAATTCCCCTTTAAAACCTATAATTTTTTTAATTTTTTCGGCTAGTCCATTAATGGTTATATCAACACCGCATCCAATATTTATATGCGTATTCTTAATTTCTGAGGAATCTTTTATTAAGTCACTGAAATTAACTTTTTCAATTAGATAGCAACAAGCATCAGCCATATCATCAGCATGCAAAAATTCCCTCATTGGTTTTCCTGAGCCCCATAAGGTTATACTGACATTATTGGAATTGTCTAACTTTATACCATACTTGTTAAATATTTTTAGAATTGAATCCTTGTCGGAATTGCCGCTTACATTCTCAATAGGTAATTTTTCTAAATTCTTTTTTATGGCATTCCATTCATTATTTTCTAAGCATTTACTTAAGTATATTTTTCGTGTTAAAGCGGGCAGCACATGTGATTTTTCTAAATCGTAGTTATCATTTGGACCGTATAAATTTGTAGGCATTACAGAAATAAAATTAGTACCGTACTGAATATTGTACGATTCGCACATTTTTATACCTGCAATTTTGGCAATAGCATAGGGTTCATTGGTATATTCTAAACCAGATGTTAACAAATATTCTTCCTTAAGTGGCTGATCGGCATTTTTAGGATAGATACAAGAGCTGCCTAAAAAAAGTAATTTTTTTACATTGTTCAAATAGGCATTATGAATTACATTATTCTGGATTTGAGTATTTTCATAAATAAATTGTGCTCTGTAAGTGTTGTTAGCCACTATTCCCCCAACTTTTGCAGCTGCAAGGATTACATATTCAGGTTTTTCATTTTTAAAAAAAGCGTTGACCTCACTTTGGTCTGTTAAATCTAATTCTTTAGATGTTCTGCCAATTAAATTTTTAAATCCTCTACTTTCTAAATTTCTCCAAATTGCCGAACCAACCATACCTCTGTGCCCAGCTATATATATTTTTGAACTTTTATTCATTATTGTTAAAAATTTTTATTCAAAATAATTCAAAGTTTGATACCCTCCTTTTTTTAGGTATTGGTCTTTTTGCATTAATTTAATATCACTAATCATCATATCTTTAACAAGAGCCTGTAAGTCATATTCTGGTTTCCAGCCTAATTCTTTAAATGCTTTTGAGGGATCACCTATAAGCAATTCTACCTCTGTAGGTCTAAAATATCTTGAATCCACTGCAACAACTTCTTTGCCTATTTCTATCTGATAATCCGTATTTTCACATGCTTTTATATAGCCTTTCTCATAAACGCCTTCTCCACGAAACTCGAGTTCTATTCCTACTTCGTTAAAAGCTAATTTCACAAAGTCTCTAACCGAAGTTGTTATGCCTGTAGCAATTACCCAATCTTGAGGTTCATCGGCCTGCAATAGCATCCACATCATACGCACGTAGTCTTTGGCATGCCCCCAATCTCTTTTTGCATCTAAATTGCCCAAAAATATTTGGTCTTGAAGACCCAATGCTATTCTAGCTGTAGCTCTGGTAATTTTTCTTGTAACAAAAGTTTCTCCTCTAATTGGAGATTCATGATTAAACAAAATACCGTTACATGCGTACATTCCATAGGCTTCTCTATAATTTACAGTAATCCAATACGCATACATTTTGGCTACGGCATAGGGCGAACGCGGATAGAAGGGTGTCTTTTCTGATTGCGGTACTTCTTGTACCAATCCGTAAAGTTCAGATGTAGATGCCTGATATATTTTGGTTTTTTTCTCCATGCCTAAAATACGTACCGCTTCTAAAACTCTTAAGGTCCCGATACCATCTGCGTTTGCAGTATATTCAGGTGTATCAAAACTCACTTTAACATGAGACATTGCTGCCAAATTATAAATTTCATCAGGTTGTACTTCTTGAATAATTCGTATTAAATTGGTGCTGTCTGTCATGTCGCCATAATGAAGTATAAAATTAGCATTATCTACATGAGGGTCTTGGTATAAATGATCAATTCTATCAGTATTGAAAAGTGATGATCTACGCTTTAACCCATGTACTATATATCCTTTTTTTAGTAAAAACTCACTTAGATAAGCCCCATCTTGTCCCGTAACTCCAGTTATTAATGCTACTTTTTTATTCATTTTCTTTAATTTTATTGTTCTTAAGCTATTTCAAAAAATAACGTGTTTTTTGGTTTTATATTTTTAGAATTATTTTTATTACTTTATATTATTATAGAATTCTATTACTGTTTCTATAACTTTAATGACTTCATCATCTGTTAATTCAAAATAAAAGGGCAATCGCAATAAATGGTCGGTATAATAATCGCTCATTGATAATTCTGGCACGACATTGCTTTTTGAATAGAATTCGCTTTTGTGAAGACTTAAATAATGAAATACGCTTAATATATTTCTTTCCTTTAAAAAAGAGATCAGTTTAGTTCTTTCATTTAATGATTTACAAATAATATAAAACATGTGCCCATTGTTAGTTGAGTGTTCTGGTACAATCGGTAATTTTATTTTTCCTTGTTTTTCTAATTCGGATAATCCGTCATTATAAAGATTCCATATCGAAACTCTATTTCGTTGGATCATATCCATTTTTTCTAACTGAGCATATAAAAAGGCAGCGGTTATTTCAGACGGAAGAAATGATGATCCTGTGTCTACCCAACCGTATTTATTTACTTCTCCTCTAAAAAAAGAGGCTCTGTTTGTTCCCTTTTCCCATAAAACTTCAGCACGATCAGCCATAGACTTATCATTAATAATCAGCATTCCACCTTCACCAGATATTATATTTTTCGTTTCATGAAATGAATATGCTCCTAAGTGACCTATGCCTCCCAAAGGTTTATCTTTATAGAAAGTGTTAATGGCTTGTGCAGCATCTTCAACAACATAAATACCATATTTATTGGCAATTTTCATTAGCTTATCCATTTCAACGGCCATACTTGCATAATGTACGGGTACTATTGCTTTGGTTTTTTCGGTTATTAAATTTTCAACTTTATCAACATCCATATTAGGGTGATTGGATAAAGAATCAGTAAAAATAATCTTAGCTCCTTGTCTTACAAACGCCAATGCTGATGACACAAAAGTGTAAGATGGAACAATTACTTCATCTCCAGGTTGTATATCTAGCAATAATGCACACATTTCAAGTGCATCTGTACAAGAAGTTGTAAGTAGTACTTTATGAAAGTTGTACTTTTCCGTAAAAAATTTATGACATCTCTTTGTAAATACGCCATTACCCGATATATGACCAGAATTTACCGCCTCAACAATATATTCGGTCTCTTTACCAGTTAAAAAAGGTTTATTAAATGGTATCATATAGTATTATCATTTTAAGAATGTTCATTAAATATATATTGTACAACTTAACAGTTGCTAATTAAAATACTAATATTAAGTAGTAAAGATTTTCTCAATATTTTCTACAAAGGTATCTATATGGAGTTCTTCAAGACCTAATTTTCTAGAATTATCTGACATTCTCTGTAACTCTTCTTTACTTATAGACGAAGCATCGATGATTCTATCAGCGAGTTCATTTACGTTTTTTAGCTCTGCTAAAAACCCTGTTTTATTGGGAATTACTAAATCAGGAGCAACTCCCATTTTAAATGACACTACTGGTGTACCACACATAATAGATTGATTAATCATGAAAGGACCTCCATCTTGAATTGAAGGACAAATGTAGAAATCTGCGGTTTGATAGGCTTCTGCCAATTGTCCTTGATTATTAAAATGACCTAAGTACTTATATTCAAATGGCAATTCTTTTTCTATATAGTCAAAATTATTCCCAGCTATTATCAAAAATATATTTTGTCCTTTATTTTTATCTTTAATAATTTTTAAACTCTTTATTAAATAATCTATTCCTTTTCTTTTATGAGCCAAATTATTGGTACCAATAAAGAATACCATCTTATCATTAGGAACACCTAATTTTATTCTTAAATCATTTTTAGAAACTGGTTTAAATAATTTATCTACGGGTAAAAACGCTTTATGAATTGGTTTATTTCGATATAATAAACTTGTTTTAGCAGTTTTATAATCGTTAGTTGTACCTGTAATTAATCTAATATCTGTTCTGTTTATAAATTTTTGTTTAAAATCAAAGTTAATATAAGACTGGTCTTTTGGATTTGTTGATCTCATTCCTGGGCAAGATCCGCAACCGATTAAATATTTTTTACAATCCCAAAAATAATGACAACCTCCCGTTAATGCTGCTGAATCCATTAAATACCAAAAAATAGGTGCTTTGGTAGCTTTGTTTAATTCATGTAAGTTTTCAATATTTAAATATTTTTGGGGAAATAAATATATGATTACATCTGGCTTAAAATCAATATGTTTTAAAACATCTTTGGTATTAAAATACTGTTTTGTTTGGTCATAATCTTGTATTGAATAATCATTATCCAAAAAATCGTTTTTCGATTTAACTCCAAAAATTTTTTTTAGCCTATTCTTTATTTTAAACTTTAGAACATCTGTCTTTGATTGGATACAAACAACATCATCTTCCTTATAACGAGCATATTCTTTTACTATTAACTTTGAATGATGACCCTTTGCTTGTAAACCCTTTAAAAGACTATGAGCTATTACACCAGCTGTAATATATGGATTGTTACTACTTAGTATTAATATATTCATTTATTGCTATTTTCCCCAAATCCCTGTTGCACTATTGTTTATTAATTTTCTATATTGAATAGGTGCTAAAATGAGACCATAGAAGTTACTTAAAATGGAAGCTACTACAAGACCGATCATTCCTATTTTATAGTATTTAACTAGTATAATTGCAACTGCAATAAATACTAGTGCTCCAATAGCACTACTATACATTTGTAATTTTATTTTACCTACACCGTTAATAAACATCACAAATATGCCACCAAAATTAAAGGTTATGAAATATATTAATAGTGCTATCGATAGTTTTAGTGGGACTTCTACTTTTCCTTTAGACAAAATATGATAGAAGGGATCAGCAAAAAATACCATTAATATACCTCCTATAGCTAATCCACCCCAAATCATTAGTAATTTTTTTACAGTGTTTTTAATCCAAACCATATCTTTTTTAACCCATGCTTCTGTATACGCAGCCCAGAAAGGTGCTACAATTATGTTAAATGCCATCATTAAAATTGAAAAATATTTATATCCAATGTTATAAACAGTTACTTCTGCTGGCCCAAGATATTGTGCAATGATAAAATTTGATGATTGATATACAATGAGGCCTATTATTTGAATAAAAAAAAACTTGACACCTAGATTTAATAAGTCCTTGGCGTATTCCATTTTTACGTGACTAAAAGAAGGTGCTATATGTTTATAATCATTATTATAAAAATAGATGGTAGCTACTAAAAGGACAATTACTGGGACTACGCTTATCACCCATCCAAGATAAACTAAAGACCCTTCTGTTGTTTTTGTCAGAATATAAATTAGAATAAGAGCTATTAAATTGCCTATTGGCCCAAAAATATTACCTAATGCGGGGCGTTGGTCAGCAAATAATACTACACTTATTAACTGCATTACAAATTTTAAAAAGAAAAAACCAAAAATAATAAATGTTAAACTTGTTAATTCAGTAAAAAGTTTCTTATCAGTATTCAATATAACTGTCCAATCAATATAGAAATTAGATATAAAAAAAATAACAGCAATAAAACTGGTTATAAGTGCCAAGATTGCATAAGTTGTACTCACATAAATTTTACCTAATTTATAATCTTTTACCGCTAATGCTTCAGCTAACTTATTCTTAAGCCCATTACCTAAACCTACTTCAAAAAATGAAAACCAAGCTAAAAAGGAAGTCAAAGTTAAAAAAATACCATAGTTAGTTTTATCTAAATAATCTAATGTAATTCGTATCATTAGAAAACCAACAATCATACTCAATCCTTTTATAAAAGCAGAAGCAATAATGTTCTTTTTTGCTTTTACAGTACGTTCATGTCCTTTAAAAAATGATTTTATTATATTAAAAGGCTTCCAGTTCATTAAGACAAATTATTGATTGAAAGTATTTGTTTATTATGCCTATGGAGGTAATATTTATTTGTTAGTAGAGCAAAAAGAAGTCCCATTTCAAATACCGAAAAATGGACTAATGTTAGATTAGATAAAGCAAAACCTAAAAACGCTAAAAAGGGTCCCCAATAGGTGGTAATTTTTGCATCTTTATATAATCTTTTAGTTATTAAAAAAATAAATATTAAAAAAGGGATTCCACCAACCAGTCCATACATATAAAAGAGCATTAAATATCCAACATGAATCTGAGATGATCTGCCTGCTAATAAAGTTTCTAATTCATAATTATGCCTAGGTTTAGTACTACCCATACCATACTTTTCATTACCTTTTCCGAAAACAGCATTTTTCCAATATAGTTTGTTAAATATAACAAAGGCTAAAATTCTTGTACTGGAGGACTTCTGACTACCTTTATCATTTATTTCTAATATTCTATTTTCAACAATATCCTTGGCATTTATACCAACGTTATTAAGCGTAATATAAGTCCCAACGGCAATTACGGGGACTAAAATAGAATATTTAAAAACTCTTCTTACCTTATCTTTATGATTTATTATTAATATAAAAAAAACCAACAATGCATTTATCATTAACCATCTTGCCCGAGCAAGCATTGCGAAAATCAAACCAAATATTATCCATATTAATAATGATTTTTTTTTTCGGGCTAGTACTTCTGCAATTATAATAAAAATGGGAATAAAGCCATATCCACTGCTATTTGACCCTAACCAAGAGTATATTGAATCTATTCTATCTTCGGCTCCAATTTCTTTTGAAAACCCTTCTGAAACTAAATCAGGTCTAACAAAAAAATTTTCATTATGTATCTGCTGTATTATTATTACAAAAAAAGCCACAATTAATACAGCTTTACTTATTTTTAATAAGCGATTAAAATATTTTTTAGATAATGATACATTTTCTAAAATAAGCATAAAGTTAAAGGCTCCAATCTCTCTATTTGTTATTAAATAATTCATTTTAAAATCTCTATCCAGTATATAAAATGTTGAATAAAACATATATAAAATGAAAATTAAATAAAACCACAAGTATAATGGAACCTTTACCGAATTTTTTCTATTACCATGAAAAAAGATCAAAACAAGGCCTAAATAAGAAAGTAAAGTAAGCGTTGTATTAAAATCTTTTGAGGTTAATTTATATAAAATATAAGCAGCAAAGGGAGCAACTGTAATTAAAAGCAGTAAAAATCGATTGAATTTATTTGGTAAGGAATAATAACTACTCAAAACTATAAATTTAAAATGGACTACTATAATTTTCCAATTTAACCATCTGTTCATCTTTACCAGATAGTATTGGGTTATCGAAAGGCCAATCGATACCACAACTATCCCATTTTATTCCTGTATCACAATTTGGGTTATATACCGTTGTAGTTCTATTCAAAAAAATTGCATTTTCAGTTAAGGCATAAAACCCGTGAGCAAATCCTTTTGGAATATAAAGCATATTGCCTTTTTCGGCATCTAACTCTAAAGTAAAATTTTGTTTGTATGTCGATGAATTTTTTCTCAAATCAACTACTGCATCAAATATTTTACCAGAAATACAGGTTACACACTTAACATGATCTTCTGGTGGTGTTTGAAAATGCAAACCTCTTAAAACATTCTTCTTAGAAACTGAATAATATTCTTCTTTAAAATCGGTTTCTAAACCTAATTCTAAAAAAGTATCTTTATGAAAGGTTTTTATTAGCTTTCCTCTATCATCTTTAAATATTCTTGGTTGTAATTCAAAACATCCTTGGATTGAAGTTTCTATTTTATTCATAAATTAGTATATATATCTAAAATCAAAAACGTTTTTGTTTGAAATTTGCTCTTTTTGTTCTTTAAATTCTTTCCATGAAGTTAAAATAACCACATTTTCAGATTTATCTAAAACAGAAGATAAATCATTACAATAACTAATATTTATAGTGGGATAATGCTTTGCAAATTCACTATTAGCAATAGGATCATACGCATTAATATTTGTATAACCAGCTTCTATTAATTTTTCAATTATATCTTTACTCGGTGTTAATCTTACATCATCAGATTCGGGTTTAAAAGCCAAACCTAGTATGCCAATACTATCTGTTTTATCTAATTTTGAAGTTATTTTTTTAACCACAAAATCTTTAATATTGCAATTAATTTTTAAATTACCACTCAATACTTGTGTATCAACACCATTTTCAATTGCAATACTATTTAAAGCGGAGGTATCTTTTGGTAAGCAATACCCACCATAGCCGCAACCAGGATAAACATAACTTGCCATTCCCGCTGGACTACCTGTCCACCTTTTGTCCTCATGTAATATTTTAAAAGCTTTAGATACATCAATATCTCCAATACCATCCGCTATCATTGACATTTCATTAGAATAACTTATTAATGTAGACAATAATGTATTTGACAGATATTTAATAAATTCAGCCGAATTGTAAGTAACATAATGAATTGGTGCATTAAAAGGTTTATATATTTTGTCTAAAATTGATTTTGATTTATCATCTTCAACACCTAAAACAATTCTATCAGGTTCTATAAAATCTTCCCAACAATAACCTTCTCTTAAAAATTCTGGGTTTGAAGCAAAACCTACATTTCTTTTATATGTTTGCTGCTTTTCTTTTACATAAGGTATTACTTTTTTAGAAACTGTTGAAGGTGGTACGGTCGATTTGGTAATTATTACCTTGAACTTATTGTCATCAACTTCGATTATTTGGTCTATTGCTGCTAAAATATATTTTAAATCAGCACTACCATCAGGTGCAGAAGGAGTCCCTACACAAATAAATACGGCTTCACTGTTTTTAATCGCTTCTTCAAAAGTAGCATCAAGAAAAAATGATTTTCCTAAAGTTTCTTGTAAAACTTCTTTTAAATGAGGTTCGTGAAACGGAATTTGATGATTATTTAGCATGGCTAAACGTTCTTCATCAATATCAAAACCGTATGTTTTAAATCCTTTTTTTGCAAAACCTAATCCAGTTGTTAAGCCAACAAAACCTAATCCTAAAATAGTAATCATAATAATTTTCCGTCGTTAATTTTTAAAAACTCTAAATATCTACCAATACCTTCATCTACATGAATGGTTGGGTTATAATCTAACTTTGACTTTGCTCTGTCAATAATTGGACATCTTCTATTGGGGTTATCTGTCATATATTCCTTATCTTCAGGTACATCAAAAACAACACTTCCATTATAATTAAAAACCTCTTTTGCATTTTTTGAAAATAGTTTAGCAAACTCTGCCACTGATACTTCAGGTTCTGCAATTCCAATATTAAAAACATCTAATTTACCATGCAATAATACTTTTAAATACCCAGCAATGGCATCAGCTACATAGCAAAATGTTCTAGTTGGTTTTCCATCTGAGAACATTACTAAATTTCTACCTTCAATAACAGCCTTTGCAAAATCAGCTGGTAACCTTTTGTCATTAACATTCATTCCAGGTCCGTAATTATTAAACGGTCTTGCAATGGAAATTGGCATATTATACTTTTGATTGAATATATAGCACATTGTCTCACCAAACCTTTTTGCTTCATCATAGCAAGCTCTTGGCCCCATAGTGGCTACATTACCTCTATAATCTTCATGTGTAGGAATAAATTCAGGAAAAGGATCTCCATAAATTTCACTGCTTGAAAAGAATAAAAGTCCGTCAATATCCTTTTGCTTGTAATAATCTAAAATTCTTCTTAAACCTGTAATATTAGCGTCAATGGTTTCTTCAGGATAGATTCTATAAAAAATTGGTGATGCAATTGAAGCACCATGGATTATAAGATTTGCTTCACTGGCACCTTCAACTTCTGAAATATTATCAGTAATAACGTTGAATTCTTTTAGGATAACTTTTTCATTATTCTTTTCTAATGTCTCTAACCAATCTCTAGTTCCTGTTAAAAAGTTATCTAAACCAACAATTTTATTAATTTGAAGTTCATCTGCATATTTAGCTAAAAAATGCATAAAGTAATATCCTAAAAAACCACCACAACCTGTAATGATTATTGTTGAATTATTGAATTTTGCTTTTTCTTTATCAGATAGTTTGCCTAAAATATAGGCCATATCTTCAGTTAATATTTTATTCATTAATTATTGTTTTTAAAATTCTTTTTTAAATTTATACAACTATCATAACAATTGAAAATGTAAATTTCCTAACAATATTTATATTTTATTACCAATTTTTCCAAGGAGCATTTCCTTTATCCCATTCTGCTTCAAGTACCGTTTTATCTCTTAAAGAGTCCATACTTTGCCAATACCCTCCGTGTTTATAGGCTGATAATTGGTTTTCTTTAGCTAAATTTTCCATTGGATCTCTTTCCCATACAGTAGCGTCTTCATCAATAAAATCGAATATTTCTGGCTGCAAAACAAAAAATCCACCATTAATCCAAGCGGTTTCACTTGTTCCACCCTTAGGCTTTTCCCTAAAGTTTGTAATATGATTATCGTCAGGTTTTAAATTAAATGCTCCATATCTACCAGGTTGTTGTACTGCGGTTAATGTTGCATAATTATTTTGTTCTTTATGAAAAGCTAATAATTTATTAAAATCAACATTACTAACACCGTCACCATAAGTTAAAAAGAAAGGTTCATTGCCAACATACTTCTGAATTCTCTTTATTCTACCACCAGTCATGGTATTTTCCCCAGTATCAATAAGCGTAACTTTCCAAGGTTCTATACTATTATTGATAAGTTGTGTTTCGTTGTTTTTCAAATCGAAAACTACATCTGAAGAGTGCAAATAATAACTTGAAAAGAATTCTTTAATCATGTGCCCTTTATAACCACAACAGATAATAAAATCGTTATGTCCATAAGAAGAATACATTTTTAAAATATGCCATAAAATTGGC from Aureibaculum sp. 2308TA14-22 includes:
- the gmd gene encoding GDP-mannose 4,6-dehydratase; this translates as MNKKVALITGVTGQDGAYLSEFLLKKGYIVHGLKRRSSLFNTDRIDHLYQDPHVDNANFILHYGDMTDSTNLIRIIQEVQPDEIYNLAAMSHVKVSFDTPEYTANADGIGTLRVLEAVRILGMEKKTKIYQASTSELYGLVQEVPQSEKTPFYPRSPYAVAKMYAYWITVNYREAYGMYACNGILFNHESPIRGETFVTRKITRATARIALGLQDQIFLGNLDAKRDWGHAKDYVRMMWMLLQADEPQDWVIATGITTSVRDFVKLAFNEVGIELEFRGEGVYEKGYIKACENTDYQIEIGKEVVAVDSRYFRPTEVELLIGDPSKAFKELGWKPEYDLQALVKDMMISDIKLMQKDQYLKKGGYQTLNYFE
- a CDS encoding GDP-L-fucose synthase family protein, which codes for MNKSSKIYIAGHRGMVGSAIWRNLESRGFKNLIGRTSKELDLTDQSEVNAFFKNEKPEYVILAAAKVGGIVANNTYRAQFIYENTQIQNNVIHNAYLNNVKKLLFLGSSCIYPKNADQPLKEEYLLTSGLEYTNEPYAIAKIAGIKMCESYNIQYGTNFISVMPTNLYGPNDNYDLEKSHVLPALTRKIYLSKCLENNEWNAIKKNLEKLPIENVSGNSDKDSILKIFNKYGIKLDNSNNVSITLWGSGKPMREFLHADDMADACCYLIEKVNFSDLIKDSSEIKNTHINIGCGVDITINGLAEKIKKIIGFKGEFIWDSKMPDGTFRKLLDVNKLNSLGWKAKIDLDSGLNDVYKNYVSRNLS
- a CDS encoding lipopolysaccharide biosynthesis protein, which codes for MNWKPFNIIKSFFKGHERTVKAKKNIIASAFIKGLSMIVGFLMIRITLDYLDKTNYGIFLTLTSFLAWFSFFEVGLGNGLKNKLAEALAVKDYKLGKIYVSTTYAILALITSFIAVIFFISNFYIDWTVILNTDKKLFTELTSLTFIIFGFFFLKFVMQLISVVLFADQRPALGNIFGPIGNLIALILIYILTKTTEGSLVYLGWVISVVPVIVLLVATIYFYNNDYKHIAPSFSHVKMEYAKDLLNLGVKFFFIQIIGLIVYQSSNFIIAQYLGPAEVTVYNIGYKYFSILMMAFNIIVAPFWAAYTEAWVKKDMVWIKNTVKKLLMIWGGLAIGGILMVFFADPFYHILSKGKVEVPLKLSIALLIYFITFNFGGIFVMFINGVGKIKLQMYSSAIGALVFIAVAIILVKYYKIGMIGLVVASILSNFYGLILAPIQYRKLINNSATGIWGK
- the rfbC gene encoding dTDP-4-dehydrorhamnose 3,5-epimerase → MNKIETSIQGCFELQPRIFKDDRGKLIKTFHKDTFLELGLETDFKEEYYSVSKKNVLRGLHFQTPPEDHVKCVTCISGKIFDAVVDLRKNSSTYKQNFTLELDAEKGNMLYIPKGFAHGFYALTENAIFLNRTTTVYNPNCDTGIKWDSCGIDWPFDNPILSGKDEQMVKLENYSSPF
- a CDS encoding glycosyltransferase codes for the protein MNILILSSNNPYITAGVIAHSLLKGLQAKGHHSKLIVKEYARYKEDDVVCIQSKTDVLKFKIKNRLKKIFGVKSKNDFLDNDYSIQDYDQTKQYFNTKDVLKHIDFKPDVIIYLFPQKYLNIENLHELNKATKAPIFWYLMDSAALTGGCHYFWDCKKYLIGCGSCPGMRSTNPKDQSYINFDFKQKFINRTDIRLITGTTNDYKTAKTSLLYRNKPIHKAFLPVDKLFKPVSKNDLRIKLGVPNDKMVFFIGTNNLAHKRKGIDYLIKSLKIIKDKNKGQNIFLIIAGNNFDYIEKELPFEYKYLGHFNNQGQLAEAYQTADFYICPSIQDGGPFMINQSIMCGTPVVSFKMGVAPDLVIPNKTGFLAELKNVNELADRIIDASSISKEELQRMSDNSRKLGLEELHIDTFVENIEKIFTT
- a CDS encoding O-antigen ligase family protein, with the protein product MNYLITNREIGAFNFMLILENVSLSKKYFNRLLKISKAVLIVAFFVIIIQQIHNENFFVRPDLVSEGFSKEIGAEDRIDSIYSWLGSNSSGYGFIPIFIIIAEVLARKKKSLLIWIIFGLIFAMLARARWLMINALLVFFILIINHKDKVRRVFKYSILVPVIAVGTYITLNNVGINAKDIVENRILEINDKGSQKSSSTRILAFVIFNKLYWKNAVFGKGNEKYGMGSTKPRHNYELETLLAGRSSQIHVGYLMLFYMYGLVGGIPFLIFIFLITKRLYKDAKITTYWGPFLAFLGFALSNLTLVHFSVFEMGLLFALLTNKYYLHRHNKQILSINNLS
- the rffA gene encoding dTDP-4-amino-4,6-dideoxygalactose transaminase; this encodes MIPFNKPFLTGKETEYIVEAVNSGHISGNGVFTKRCHKFFTEKYNFHKVLLTTSCTDALEMCALLLDIQPGDEVIVPSYTFVSSALAFVRQGAKIIFTDSLSNHPNMDVDKVENLITEKTKAIVPVHYASMAVEMDKLMKIANKYGIYVVEDAAQAINTFYKDKPLGGIGHLGAYSFHETKNIISGEGGMLIINDKSMADRAEVLWEKGTNRASFFRGEVNKYGWVDTGSSFLPSEITAAFLYAQLEKMDMIQRNRVSIWNLYNDGLSELEKQGKIKLPIVPEHSTNNGHMFYIICKSLNERTKLISFLKERNILSVFHYLSLHKSEFYSKSNVVPELSMSDYYTDHLLRLPFYFELTDDEVIKVIETVIEFYNNIK
- a CDS encoding glycosyltransferase family 4 protein; translation: MSKKDSITNEKTRILYLGSGGFPFGSAAVQRQIQLAKSLIHAGYEVTVVNNRSTHDKKIARRESLKILGRYQGIQYFYSSLFTYRPKNIFVRKAARLTGNVIEVLTLLYFKVFKRTNHILLRAHKLKTLKYYYFITRVLKLELIYDYVEFYDSISNRDIVTYKNTKNSFDFNLTKYLDKVIVISVFLDNHIMKLNADVPVIKIPPIIDFDYFKKIEFKRTRKPFFLFCGSAAYMDIIEFIINSYSKSIAINNGYGLKLVINGNSEQLGKLNDFIEKNGKKIELLTKLPYLDLIGLYKSATALLIPISNNLQDAARFPFKICEYVASSNPIITSDAGAITEYFEDNVNAFIAVSDNVDDFTNKLNIVIGQPELAVKVGNTGYEFGKTVFNYKSYSEDLRKLIESR